In Spea bombifrons isolate aSpeBom1 chromosome 12, aSpeBom1.2.pri, whole genome shotgun sequence, the following proteins share a genomic window:
- the LOC128469603 gene encoding uncharacterized protein LOC128469603 has protein sequence MMGISVLEVVFFLLNVAGTFSEYTVRQDPFVSGLVGSTVDFHCDLTFDEETLIRLNPYWKKKQSEVYIYPSEISKEKDRVKEINKSVLTDFSISFSNLKLNDTETYLCYVSLVIGGNSGYRNILSYGNGTLLFVHGPMQMESNNSEIMCKIQVQTIENVNLNLESGNQQLVLTNESYSHVLNPDGSYWIIRNFTVPLEKCVGNTTFKCLLQHNSGYNITNETIMVPCSGTSKIRHPILLYSLLLGTTFFILLVVLLIYWKSRRLVITTRRPKMNMARYKFP, from the exons ATGATGGGCATTTCCGTATTAGAAGTCGTCTTCTTCCTTTTGAATGTTG CTGGCACGTTTTCCGAATACACAGTCCGTCAAGACCCTTTCGTTTCGGGTTTGGTGGGTTCCACCGTCGACTTCCATTGTGATTTGACTTTTGACGAGGAAACCCTCATCCGTCTAAATCCATACTGGAAAAAGAAACAATCCGAGGTATACATATATCCTTCTGAAATTTCCAAGGAGAAGGACCGCGTAAAGGAGATCAACAAAAGTGTTCTGACCgacttttccatttccttttctaaCCTGAAACTCAATGATACTGAGACCTACTTGTGTTATGTCTCGCTGGTGATTGGAGGAAATTCGGGATATAGAAACATACTTTCCTACGGAAATGGAACGCTGCTGTTTGTGCATG GACCAATGCAAATGGAATCTAACAATTCTGAAATAATGTGTAAAATTCAAGTACAAACCATAGAAAATGTGAACTTGAATTTGGAGTCGGGAAACCAGCAACTGGTGCTCACAAATGAAAGCTACAGCCACGTACTAAATCCCGATGGGTCCTACTGGATCATTAGGAATTTCACTGTCCCCTTGGAAAAATGCGTCGGAAACACAACCTTCAAATGCCTGCTCCAGCACAATTCTGGATACAATATTACAAATGAGACCATCATGGTCCCCTGCTCAG GAACATCTAAAATCCGTCATCCAATCCTTCTATATTCTTTACTGCTGGGAACGACCTTCTTTATATTACTTGTGGTGCTCCTTATCTACTGGAAGAGTAGACGTCTGGTGATTACAACCAGGAGACCCAAAATGAATATGGCCAGATATAAATTTCCATAA